The genomic interval TTTTCAGCAGGAAACCTCAAAAATATGATTGTAATAGGCCGGAACAAAGATGAAGCTCATACTTTTGTCAATCCTTATCCTATTCCTTTTTCAGCTATTCGTGATTATAACTATGCTATTCAACTGTATTCATTTAATCATCGCAATCCGCCGGATAATTATCATTACTGGATTCGTTTAAGCGATGTTATAAAATATATACCAAAGTTCTACAACGATTCTGAAGATTATAGCCCAGCTGATACAGCTTTTTTCGTTAAACCGGAGAAGAAAATGGCAATTATGCACAAAACTCCTGTTGATCGGATTTTGGAAGCGAAGGTCTTTAGCGACTTTGTAGGGTTTGATGATGATAGCCCCAATGGATTGGTACAGGCAGAAGTAAGCAAACGTCTGATTCTGCGGCCCAACCGCCGCCCCATTATCGTTGATAGAAGGCCATTTGGATTTATTGGTATTTTAAATCACCTGGAGCCTGTGGCTTCACTTAATAAGATTGAGGATAAAAATAAAGAGCTACTCTTAAATCAATATAATCCTTTAGATACAAATCAAACTTATCCATTCAAAAATGCACGTTCCATTGATTTATTACGATATGCCAATTTCACTATTGGAGCAAAACTAAATTTGTTTGTAGTTGATTTTCCGCAGGTAAAATCTTCTTTCTTTCTGGATATAGGTTCTGGTTTGTTAAGAACAGCAATACTCGATTCAGTAAGATTATCAGATACAATAACATTAGTTAGCCGGTACAATGCCAATTCACTGCAATCATTTTTAGAGTTAACCTGGCAAATTAAACCTGACCACCGTTTTGGCTTTAGTATTTCACCCCGAATCAGCTATTTTGATTTAAAGTCACCTAAGTTTCAGCAAGTACCCAAATTAAATGATGAATATGCAGACATGGCCAGAGGCAACCCCTATTGGATGGTAGGAGTTCACTTAAATGCACATATTCTTCCCTCTGCTAATGGCAGAATTTTCTTCCGGGCTACTTACACTACCATGTACGATAACCTGAAACAGGATTTCTTTCAGGCACAGCTAGGATATGCCTTTAATATTCTCAAAAGAAAACCAGGACAATAGTTATGTGTATACTTAATAGAAGCTTTAATAATACCTGGGTTTGTATTATTTGCTTTGCCTGTATTGGGATTGCCTGTAATCCAACTATTAATACATTCAGTTGGAAAAAAGCTACTTTCAGGAATAACACAACAGGTAATGAACTACAAATAGCAAGCACTATTACCCATGACAAGAAAACACTAACTGTGTTATTTGATACAACCGTTATTCTTCAATATGCTGCTGCAACAATTATAGACACTACGCTTTCTTATACATTAACAGTGCCTTTCACAAAACCGGCACAAGAAAAGGATAGTATTGCAAATGTATTAGAATACTTTGTATCCAAAGATAGTTTAACCACGGTACAGTTACAGATAGCTGTAAACAATCAGTTATTAAATGTACCAATACCTGAAATAGATACTACAGCTGGTACTTTACATTACGGATTTCCACTTACACTCACCCAGGAGCAGGTTAATGCTTCTGATTCTTTTATAGCTTATACATTTACAGTTAACATTACCAAACCTGTTACAGAAAGCGATATGTTATTTCAGCTGGAAGGATTAGATTTAATTGCAAAGAAAGAGGAATAACAATCATTACCTATCATACTGTGGTGTTTTACTGCTACACTGTAGATAGACAGATATAGAAATTGACAAGTACTCTGATATAATATCATAATACTACTTTATTATGACGTATTCGATATTAATTATGGCAGGGCACGGGTTTAAAATGGACAGCATAAATCTTATTATGAATAACTGAACTTTTAAAATAGGCCTCTGAAAGCTTATTATGAGCAATCAATAATGTAAAGTGTCTGGCAAAAGCCTTATCACAAACATATGAAGCTTTATTATAACCTTCGGATAAACTAAAATGAATGTCGCATCATTTATGATAATCTTCAAATCATTGATATTGGTATTTTGGTCTTAACTTTAATCTACAAGACCTTACACATACCATCTGTTGGCCTCGCTTACCTTCCAGAGGAATCTGCTATCAAACTCAAATCAAATTTTATCCCAATGACAATACCTCAGAGCAACAAGCTTACCATGTACGAAGGCGTACTGGAAACCCTTAATGTATACAATAGTGTATGGAAGAATACAATTGTTATCAGTGAGGCGGTAAACGAATTCAGTATCCTGCTTCCCCAGATCCGGAAGACAGGTGCTACTAAAGCTACTTCTACCAAGGGCATTACACAGGCTAAAGTAGCTAAAAAACAGGAAATGGCAGACCGTGCTTACAAATTAGCTGGGCTTACATCAGCGTATGCGTCTAAAAGTAATAATGTAGCCTTACAGGCATCTTTAGATTATTCTCATTCCGATTTGTTTCAGACTAAAGATAACCTGGCTATCGACCATTGCATGGTTATTTACAACCAGATTCGCCCATTAGTAGCTGAACTAAAGCCATATGGCATTACAGCTGCTGAACTGGATGCCCTACAAACAACTATTACTGCATTTCAGACACTAATTGGGCAAAAAGGGCAGCAACAAAGTGGGATGAAAGTTATCAACCAGTCTATAGAAACTCTGTTTCAACAGGCAGATAACTTGCTAAAAACACAGCTAGATAAACTGATGCTCCGTTATACAGATACTAACCGGGAATTTTATGATGCTTATTTTTCTTCACGTATCACCCGTCATCTGGGAGGCAGCCGCAAACCGGCAAGTGTTAAAGCAGCTTAGAATAAAGGTAGGTTTTAAATACATCGCTGTTCAGCGTTTATTATAGTAACGCATCTACGAATACCTACACAAGCAGATAGATTGAGTAACGCTATAGTACTCATTCATCTGCTTTTCTATTATGCGGATACTAGCGTTGCTTTCCTCATGCAACGAATCTGCGATTAAATGGGTCATACTACTGGCAGACCTAAACTCAGCAGATGATGAAAAGCTTCTACCTAATCATAGTAATGGTATGGGTATTCTTTTCCTGTACCAGGGAAGAAAATCTTTCCACCCTCAGCGGCACCTGGAAACTTACCGCCTACCAACAAATAGAGACCGGAGCAATAGATACGGAACCTTCCAATCTGGAGCGGTCTATTGAAATTCAATTTTCAGATAATGGATCAACAGGAACCATTTCTGGTCATACGGTTACGAACCAGATATCTGGGAAATATGCCTTACAGGCTGGCAACCAGATCAATGTAGAATCATTTGGTGGAACAAAGGTCGCAGAGCCAGCATGGGGCAACCGGTTCTGGACTGCCATCTATCAGGCCGGAATATATCAGGTCAATTCAACAAAGTTAGTGATCACTAACAAGCTGCATACGGAAAAAATGATCTTTCAGAGAAAGTAAATATTTTCCATACTTTACTTGCAAGGAAATATTGTGATAGGTGAACCAAATTTAAAAGTCCTTATAAAATGACAGGCTTCTGGCTATGTGAGTGAGGAATATTAAGATTATTACAGGCTGACTGTGAAATAGTGCTTTGTATCTGATGATTTCATTATAAATTTACCTATACCTACGTTTACCAGCCAGCTATGAAAATTTTGTATTCGATTGCCTTGCTATTTATTTGTTTTCCTGTTTTTTCCCAAACCAGATACACCATCAGCGGCTATGTTTCGGAGCGAGGCAGCCGGGAATTGCTGATTGGTGTAAATGTATACCAGCCGGGCACTTCTGTTGGCACCGTTACCAATAATTATGGTTTTTATTCCATTACTTTACCAGCAACCGATACCCTTACCCTTGCTTTTTCTTATGTAGGTTACCAGCCGGAACTGCGCAAAATCGCACTGAACCGGAATGTAGAACTCAACATAGAATTACTATCCGATATTCAGCTAAAAGAAGTGGAAGTAGTGGCCAAACGGCAGGAACGTATCAGCGAATCGCCGCAGATGAGTGTGGTAGAAGTGCCGGTAGCTCAAATCAAAGATATTCCGGCTTTACTGGGTGAGAAAGATGTACTGAAAGTGCTGCAACTGATGCCAGGTGTACAAAAAGGCAGTGAAGGCAACAGCGGCTTATATGTACGTGGTGGCGGTCCGGATCAGAACCTGATTATTCTGGACGATGCCGTGGTATACAATGCCTATCATTTGTTCGGCTTTTTTTCTTTATTCAATGGCGATGCCTTAAAAAGTGTGGAACTCACCAAAGGAGGTTTTCCGGCCCGTTTCGGAGGCAGGCTTTCGTCGGTGGTAGAAATGAATATGAAAGAAGGTAACAAGGAGAAACTGCATGGAGAAGGCGGAATAGGATTAATTTCATCCAGGCTTACCCTGGAAGGACCCTTAAAGAAGGAGAAATCTTCCTTTCTGATCTCCGGCCGCAGAACCTATGCTGATGCGCTGATCCGGCCGTTTATGCCTAAGGATGAAAAAGGCGGATATTATTTTTATGACTTGAATACGAAAGTAAATTATGATTTTGGCAGGAAAAATAAGCTCTATCTCAGTGGTTATTTCGGACAGGACCGTTTCTTTTACCGCTCTAAATACGATGGAGGTACTGAAAAAGCCGGGTTTAACTGGGGAAACGCCACTGGTACCTTGCGTTGGAATCATTTGTTCAGCGAACGTTTGTTTGCAAATACATCATTAATCTTCAGTAATTACCGGTTTAATATCTATTCCCAGGAAAAAGACCGGGATGGGGCTGAATATAACCTGGATTATTTCTCCGGCATCCGGGACATTGGCTTTAAATACGACCTCGACTTTTTTCCAAATCCTAAGCACGCCTTTAAAGCAGGTGTGCTCAGCACCTATCACCGGTTTACGCCGAGTGCCATTGTGCTGAAAGATTCCGATGTAAATGAATTTAAGCGGGAAATAGACGCCATTCATGTAGTGGAATCTGGTGTGTATGTGGAGGATTTATATAAACCTATTCCGCAGCTACGTATCAACGCTGGTTTTCGCCTGAGCCATTTTGCAGCCAAACACAAGCAATATTTGCGTCCAGAGCCCCGTTTGTCAGCTTCTTATGGCCTGCGTAACGATCTGTCGGTGAAAGCTTCATATGCCGTGATGAACCAATATGTACACCTGATCTCTAATACAGGTATAGGCCTGCCAACTGATCTGTGGGTGCCTACAACCTCCCGCATTGCCCCACAGCAATCGCAACAGGTAGCAGCCGGATTAGCCAAAGACTTTACAGAACAGGGCTTAACGTTAACTCTGGAAGGATACTACAAGAAATCTAAGAATATTCTGGGCTATAAAGAAGGCGCCAGCTTTCTGTTAATTGAAGATGGCCCGGAAGGAGCCAATGAAGTAAGCTGGGAAAATAACGTAACAGCTGGCAAAGGCTGGTCGTATGGGGTAGAATTCCTGTTACAAAAGAAAATAGGCCGTTTCTCCGGGTGGGCAGGCTATACGCTTTCCTGGACACAATTGCAGTTTGATTCTCTGAACTTTGGCAAAAAATATTATGCCCGTTACGACCGCCGCCACGATATTTCTCTGGTAGGAATTTATGAACTGACTCCTAAAATTACAATATCAGGAACCTGGGTATATGGCACCGGCAATGCCATTACACTTCCTCTCGGTGAATATTTCGCCTATGAACATCGTCCTGGCCGGGGTGGCTCCTTTGCTCTGGCATCACAAAATGATTATGGACCAAAAAATAGCTCTCGTATGGCCGCCTATCACCGCTTAGATTTCGGCATTCAGTTTCACAAGAAAAAAAGATGGGGAGAACGTACCTGGGAGATTAGTTTGTATAATGCCTATAGCCGCAAAAATCCTTTCTTCTATTTTATCGATTACAAATACGACGATAAAACACAGACACAGGAAGGAATTCTAAAACAGATCACGCTATTCCCGATTATACCTTCTTTCAGTTATTCTTTCAAATTTTAATGCAGCCAGCCATGATAATATTTATAAGTTTTAGCAAAATCAATAATAGAAATCAGCTTTCTGCCCGAATATTTCATAGGTCAAGTGTATTTTTACTCCTAGTAAGCTTTTTTCTGATGGCTTGTGAGAAAGAAGTAAGCAATATAAAAATACCTCAGTCGCCACCAAAACTGGTCATTGCTGCGTTTATCTCTCCTCAGGATACTATTCTCCAGGTATCTGTTGGAAAATCGCTGCCAGTACTGGGAAAAGGCAATCTGTCATTTGAAAATATCAGAGATGCTGTAGTAGTCATGTCGGATGGAACAAATTCTGTTACACTGTCTCTTATAGAAGGGCGAAGTGGATATACAACGGATGCCTCAAATTTACCTATTATTCCTGGTCAAACTTATTTCCTTACAGTGAGCAATTCCGAAGGAATGCAGGCTACTGCTTCCTGTACCGTGCCAATTACTCAGAATAATACGCTTGAGATAATAAGTGATTCTACAGAAAATGAGTCTGGTGGGAAGGAATATTTTATGCAATTAAAATGGAAGGATACGCCAGGAGAAATAAATTATTACCGGGTATTTGCCGAAACTCAAACTGCATATCTTTTTCCAAATGATGGCAGTGGTGGAGGAAATGTGACAACCAGGTATGAAGATATTTACTGGGATGGAACACAATTTTATAGTGACAGCCGCCTGGATGGAGCAGCATTTTCTTCTTCCAAAGGTAGTTTATACAGTCTTGGTTATATAGGGAAGGACCCTAACGTGTATTCAGCCACATTACATGGCTATTTGTTCAATACCGACGAGCCTTATTACCGCTATCATCAGTCGGTACGGAATAATAGCAATGAGAATCCTTTTGCGGAACCTACGCCTATTTATTCTAATGTGAGCGGTGGCTTAGGAGTTTTTGCTGCCTATAACCGGAGTACTGTAAGTGTCAGGTTGAAATAAGCATATTTTCTAAAGATACATCTTTAGAAAATATAAATCAGTAGAGATCAGAGAAGGCTTTCTCATGAGAATTACATTGAATTCAAGGTTCATTTAGGTATATTAGCTTTTTCTATTTACTGATCTATGATTACTTCTGATGCACTCTCGTTTCCTGCTATTGAAGAAGATATATGGCGTTTTCTAACAGCCGGAAGCAAACATCCTAAAGAAGCATTTTATACCGGAACACTGGGTACGCAATCAGCAAGTGGCATTGAACTCAGAATGGTGGTATTACGGGAAGTAAATGTAGACGAAAAAAAAACCATTTGTTATTCAGATAAAAGAGCGGGTAAAGTAGCCGAAATACAAAAAAATCCTTTGGTAAGCTGGTTATTCTGGGATTCTGAAAAACGGATTCAACTCAGGCTTTCAGGTACAGCTACTGTAGAGATAAACAATCAGTTTACGGATACACACTGGGCCAATACCACTCCCAGTAACCGGAGAAGTTATATGGCTATTCCGGCTCCAGGCAGTTTCTTAGATCATCCGGCTTCCGGATTGCCCTCAGAACTGGATACCAGAGAACCTACCTTAGAAGAGAGTGAGAGAGGAAAAATGAATTTCGCTGTGATTGTAAGCACGATTCATCAGATTGACTGGCTGCATTTAGGTAGTAAAGGCCATCATAGGGCTATATTTAACTATGAGAATGGTGTTCTAGCAAAATTTTCGTGGATAGTGCCCTAAGTTGAATATTGAAGATCTAAATTGAATTTCTTTTTACCATTTTCACGTATAGGGTAGAAAAGCGTTTATTTTTTACATATTTGACAACGTATGTCTAAGAAATTAAATAATAACGAATTAAAAGCCATTGGCTTTTATGATGTAGATCTGCTGAAAAGCGGAGGTAAATTAGCCAAGGGTTTGCTCAAGCAGAAATTATACACGAAAGATGAAATCCTGGCCACCTTTGCCCAACTGATAGAGAACCCGGCCCAATATGTAGATGACGAAGTGTTTGGTGCCTTGGCGGCAGCTATACAGATAAAACAGCCATTCATACAAGCAAAGAAGAAGCAGGCTAATGAATTTACTTTAAAACCCCAATCTCCGGCATATAAAGTATATGGAGCCAAACAAATAGAAGCTGGTGCTTTGCAACAAATGGATACCGCTATGCGCTTACCAGTTTCATTGGCAGGTGCGCTCATGCCAGATGCGCATCATGGCTATGGATTGCCTATTGGTGGTGTATTAGCCACTACCAGCAATACGGTGATTCCCTTTGCTGTAGGCGTAGATATTGCCTGCCGCATGTGTATGTCGGTATTTGATATAGATGCCAGTTTTCTGGAGCAGAAAGGAAATATGCTGAAGAGTTATTTGCTGGAAAACACCCTATTTGGACTTGATACCAAAGCCAATCATCCTTTGCCTGATGATGTATTCGACCTGCCGGAATGGAAAGCCACTGATGTAATCCGAAGCTTGCGATATAAGGCCGAAGCACAAATAGGCACTTCTGGTACCGGGAATCATTTTGTAGAATGGGGTATTATAGAGATCAGCATGGAAAGTCCAGAACTGAAACTACCGGCCGGAAAGTATCTTACTTTGTTATCACATTCCGGGTCAAGGGGTTTTGGGGCGAATATTGCCAATCATTACTCAAAACTAGCCATAGAACGCACCAAATTACCTAAAGAAGCGCAGCATCTGGCATGGCTGGATCTGGATTCGGAAGAAGGACAGGAATACTGGATCGCCATGAACTTAGCCGGAGAATATGCATCAGCTAATCATCACCAGATTCACCGGAAAATGGCGAAGGTACTCAATGTAAAACCGGCGATTATCGTTGAGAATCATCATAATTTTGCCTGGAAAGAAACCTTATCTGATGGTACGCCGGTAATTGTGCACCGCAAAGGCGCTACACCTGCCGGAAAAGGAGTACTGGGAATTATTCCCGGTTCATCGGCACAACCAGGATTTGTGATCAAAGGAAAAGGAGATCCGGTTTCTATTAACTCTGCTTCGCATGGTGCCGGGCGTTTGATGTCGCGCACCAAAGCACTAAATAGCCTCAATAAGCAGGATGTAAAGAAAATGCTGGCAGACAAAGGCGTAACCATGATCGGGGGTGACCTGGACGAAGCACCCATGGTATATAAAGATATTCACCAGGTGATTGAAGCCCAGCAAGACCTGGTGGAAGTGCTGGGAAAGTTCACACCCAAAATTGTGCGTATGGCCGACCCGGACAGGCGTAAAGGCAGCCGGGAGGATTAGAGAGTTATGTAAGTAATAATTCTCTTCAAATAGTGGATAAGTGTGTAAAATTTAGGTAGATTAAAAGTTGACTTAGGAGAAAAAAGTTGACTAATACATGTGAAGTTTTGAACTTGCATTCAATCTGCTACCTACTATGTTTCAGGCTACTGCACCCACCCTTCAGGAGAGATTACCTGATATAAAAATCTCTGGGGAAAGAGTTATTTCCATTGATCTGCTTCGGGGCATTATCATTGTGATTATGGGTTTAGACCATGTCCGTGATTTAGTTGCTGTCACTCCTTTTGCACCCGAAGATGTAACTCAAACCACGCCTGCCTGGTTTTTTACCAGATGGATCACCCATTATTGTGCCCCAATTTTTGTATTCCTGGCAGGCGTAAGTGCATATATGTATGAGGTGAAAGTAAAAGATAAAAAGGAACTCGCTTCTTTCCTGATCAAGCGGGGTTTTTGGTTGATTCTCATTGAATTAGTAGTGATTAACTTTACCTGGAAATTCACCTACGACAGCTGGCATTTTGTGCAGGTAATCTGGGTAATCAGCTTATCAATGTTCGTACTGGCAGCACTCATCTGGTTGCCAATTTGGGCAATAGCTGTATTTTCAGTTGTTCTTATCACTAGTCATAATTTGCTGGATGGAATACAAAATGATTCTCTTGGCTGGGCATTACTGCACGTACAAACCTTTAAAACAGTGCCACTTATTGAAAGAAACCTGATGATTATCTATCCACTGATTCCCTGGCCGGGAGTAATGGCAGCTGGATATATAGTAGGAAAATGGGTTATGCAACCATATGAACTGCGAAAAAAATATTTCACTATCAGCGGACTCACACTTATTGCTATGTTTGTGGTTTTGCGCTTTAGCAATGTATATGGCGATCCTCATCCCTGGAGTGTGCAGGAAAGAGGAGGTATCTATACATTTCTTTCTTTTCTGAATACCACGAAATATCCGCCTTCTTTATTGTACCTGTGTATGACTTTAGGGCCGGCTTTACTTATTTTACCCTATCTGGAAAAAATGCGTGGGAAAATTGCTTCCTTCTTTCTGACCTTTGGCAAAGTGCCTTTCTTCTACTACGTCATTCATATACCATTTATTCACCTACTGGCCATTGTGATGCATGGCATCTGGTATGGCGAGTGGAGAACCTGGCCATTTGTTAGCGTAGATCAATGGCCAAAAGACTATCAGCCTAGCTTGCTGGTCTGTTATGCCGTTTGGATCGTAGTAACCGGAATTCTGTATTTCTGTTGCCACTGGTTTGTACAGGTAAAACGCACACGTAAAGAATGGTGGCTGAAGTACCTGTAATGTTTTTCTATTATTGATCGTGAAAAGTTAACAGGGGAATGGTGGTATTACAGGCGGCTTTTTTAACCAGGCTCCGGCTGGTATACGATTCGAAGAACCCCTTTTTGCGCACCACCATAGCCATCATATCTATGTTTTCTGATGCTATAAACTGGTCGAGCCCATCCAGAATATCTTCATTTTGAATTTCATGAAAGGTGAGGGCCGATTGTGGTAGTTCGGCTTCAATCTTCTTCTTGAACTGTTCGGCTACAGGATTAATCTTATCCGTTTTACGGATATGCAACATATGAATAGAAGCATTAAATAATTTTGTAAAGCTTAGTAATTCCTTCAGTGCCGGAACATTATTGGCTGAATAGTTAGTAGCAAATACAATTTTTTTGATGCCAGTATATTTAGCTTTATTGGGTACAGCCAGTACCGGACAAGCTCTCACTTGCTCGATCACATCAGCAGTATTGCTGCCAAAGAAGAGTTCTTTCACGCCGGTAGCGCCCTGGGTTCCCATCACAATCAGGTCTATATTGGCGGCAGCCCTAGCAATGGTATTGATCTGGACAATCAGATTTCCGTACCTGGAAACAGTATGTATTTCTACATCTTTATAGGCCGGGTCTATTTTGTCTTTTAATTGCACCAATGCCTGTTCAGAATCCTTTTTCAAAATATCCCGGATATCCCGGCGCATGGTGGTACTGCCAGGAGGAACATGTGCTACATTGAATAGCGTGATTTCAGCGCCTGCTTTCTGTGCGATGGGGAGTATATATTCAAGCGCATTCTTGGCATTATCAGAAAAGTCGGTAGGTAACAATATGTCCTTCATGCAGGGATTGGTATAAGGTTTAGTATTGAAAATTCAAATGCAAGTAGTAATTAATTATTAAGAATATCTCTGGAATCTGCTAACATCTTTAATTTTAAATGCTGTAGCTGTTGATACTTTAAAAAAAAAATTATTTATCAATTTTCAACTATCCACTATCCAATTTACTCAGCTGCCTTTTTTTGGGCAAAATACGCTGTATATTCTTTTCTGGCCTCTTCCAGCAACTTTACAATGGCTGATCTTTTCTGCACTAACAGAGAAGCAATTTCTTTCCGGCGGTAAAATAATGAAAAAAGCATCCATTTGTTATAAAAATTTATCAAATGATTCCAGTAATGTAACACCAGAAAACCGCTTACCGGCAAACTTACTGCATATAGCCCTGTAAGCCACCAGATATGGCCGGTAAAGCGGTGAAAAAATGTGATAAGAATAGCATAACACACACTAAAACTAAAAATTCCGGTGGTCATCATAATAGGAGCCATATACACCTCATCTTTGGTAATCAGCCTGGCAACCTTTGAGGGTATAATATAAGGTATATAATTATGGAGAAGTCCATAAAGGTATAGGGGAAAACCAAAAACAATGTACACCAAGGAAGCGATCACTGATAAGAGATTATTTTTTTGCTTCTCAGCGGCAAAAGCACTGTCTTGCAGGCGGAGTCTTTTCAGGTTAAGTGTATAATCAGCCATCTTCTGGCGGATAGTGGTGAGTTTTTCCGGCTGGTTTGACTCAAAATAGCGGATGGCTTCTACAATATGTTGCGTGAGTAAAAATTCTTCGGCTTCACTGTCTACATCCAGTACATCGGTCAGGCGGTCTTTGTACACCATTTCAATATCTTGCACCAGCTTATCTTCTTCCTCATCTCTGGTAATGATCAGGTGGCTTTCCAGCCGCTGGCGTAATTGTTCAGTTAATTGATTTACCGCTTCATAAGGATCTTTTAAGTAGCTTTCGGCAAACGATTTAACCAGAATAGGTTTATCTACATTGACGAACAATTCACTCCGGAAATGCACCGGATCGGAATAATTTAAGCCAATGGTAAGGATTTGTATACCCAGGTTGAAATTATGTTCGGCTTCGGCACCCAGGGCAATACGGGCAGTTCCGGTTTTTAACTTCCGCAAGCGCCGTTCGTTTACGCTGCTGCCCTCCGGAAAAATAAGCAGCGTGCCTTTGTTGGCCA from Rhodocytophaga rosea carries:
- a CDS encoding universal stress protein gives rise to the protein MKDILLPTDFSDNAKNALEYILPIAQKAGAEITLFNVAHVPPGSTTMRRDIRDILKKDSEQALVQLKDKIDPAYKDVEIHTVSRYGNLIVQINTIARAAANIDLIVMGTQGATGVKELFFGSNTADVIEQVRACPVLAVPNKAKYTGIKKIVFATNYSANNVPALKELLSFTKLFNASIHMLHIRKTDKINPVAEQFKKKIEAELPQSALTFHEIQNEDILDGLDQFIASENIDMMAMVVRKKGFFESYTSRSLVKKAACNTTIPLLTFHDQ
- a CDS encoding DUF4249 domain-containing protein, with protein sequence MACEKEVSNIKIPQSPPKLVIAAFISPQDTILQVSVGKSLPVLGKGNLSFENIRDAVVVMSDGTNSVTLSLIEGRSGYTTDASNLPIIPGQTYFLTVSNSEGMQATASCTVPITQNNTLEIISDSTENESGGKEYFMQLKWKDTPGEINYYRVFAETQTAYLFPNDGSGGGNVTTRYEDIYWDGTQFYSDSRLDGAAFSSSKGSLYSLGYIGKDPNVYSATLHGYLFNTDEPYYRYHQSVRNNSNENPFAEPTPIYSNVSGGLGVFAAYNRSTVSVRLK
- a CDS encoding META domain-containing protein; the protein is MMKSFYLIIVMVWVFFSCTREENLSTLSGTWKLTAYQQIETGAIDTEPSNLERSIEIQFSDNGSTGTISGHTVTNQISGKYALQAGNQINVESFGGTKVAEPAWGNRFWTAIYQAGIYQVNSTKLVITNKLHTEKMIFQRK
- a CDS encoding TonB-dependent receptor; its protein translation is MKILYSIALLFICFPVFSQTRYTISGYVSERGSRELLIGVNVYQPGTSVGTVTNNYGFYSITLPATDTLTLAFSYVGYQPELRKIALNRNVELNIELLSDIQLKEVEVVAKRQERISESPQMSVVEVPVAQIKDIPALLGEKDVLKVLQLMPGVQKGSEGNSGLYVRGGGPDQNLIILDDAVVYNAYHLFGFFSLFNGDALKSVELTKGGFPARFGGRLSSVVEMNMKEGNKEKLHGEGGIGLISSRLTLEGPLKKEKSSFLISGRRTYADALIRPFMPKDEKGGYYFYDLNTKVNYDFGRKNKLYLSGYFGQDRFFYRSKYDGGTEKAGFNWGNATGTLRWNHLFSERLFANTSLIFSNYRFNIYSQEKDRDGAEYNLDYFSGIRDIGFKYDLDFFPNPKHAFKAGVLSTYHRFTPSAIVLKDSDVNEFKREIDAIHVVESGVYVEDLYKPIPQLRINAGFRLSHFAAKHKQYLRPEPRLSASYGLRNDLSVKASYAVMNQYVHLISNTGIGLPTDLWVPTTSRIAPQQSQQVAAGLAKDFTEQGLTLTLEGYYKKSKNILGYKEGASFLLIEDGPEGANEVSWENNVTAGKGWSYGVEFLLQKKIGRFSGWAGYTLSWTQLQFDSLNFGKKYYARYDRRHDISLVGIYELTPKITISGTWVYGTGNAITLPLGEYFAYEHRPGRGGSFALASQNDYGPKNSSRMAAYHRLDFGIQFHKKKRWGERTWEISLYNAYSRKNPFFYFIDYKYDDKTQTQEGILKQITLFPIIPSFSYSFKF
- a CDS encoding RtcB family protein, with product MSKKLNNNELKAIGFYDVDLLKSGGKLAKGLLKQKLYTKDEILATFAQLIENPAQYVDDEVFGALAAAIQIKQPFIQAKKKQANEFTLKPQSPAYKVYGAKQIEAGALQQMDTAMRLPVSLAGALMPDAHHGYGLPIGGVLATTSNTVIPFAVGVDIACRMCMSVFDIDASFLEQKGNMLKSYLLENTLFGLDTKANHPLPDDVFDLPEWKATDVIRSLRYKAEAQIGTSGTGNHFVEWGIIEISMESPELKLPAGKYLTLLSHSGSRGFGANIANHYSKLAIERTKLPKEAQHLAWLDLDSEEGQEYWIAMNLAGEYASANHHQIHRKMAKVLNVKPAIIVENHHNFAWKETLSDGTPVIVHRKGATPAGKGVLGIIPGSSAQPGFVIKGKGDPVSINSASHGAGRLMSRTKALNSLNKQDVKKMLADKGVTMIGGDLDEAPMVYKDIHQVIEAQQDLVEVLGKFTPKIVRMADPDRRKGSRED
- a CDS encoding pyridoxamine 5'-phosphate oxidase family protein, whose protein sequence is MITSDALSFPAIEEDIWRFLTAGSKHPKEAFYTGTLGTQSASGIELRMVVLREVNVDEKKTICYSDKRAGKVAEIQKNPLVSWLFWDSEKRIQLRLSGTATVEINNQFTDTHWANTTPSNRRSYMAIPAPGSFLDHPASGLPSELDTREPTLEESERGKMNFAVIVSTIHQIDWLHLGSKGHHRAIFNYENGVLAKFSWIVP
- a CDS encoding 1-acyl-sn-glycerol-3-phosphate acyltransferase, which codes for MLYALLRLVVKIALRVFYTNVEVKTKAPIPAKGPLIVVANHPNTFMDPIVIASILPQQVYFLTNGSVFKNPVIGWLLGKMNMIPIYRKQDVEGQTPDNRASFAKCFDFLANKGTLLIFPEGSSVNERRLRKLKTGTARIALGAEAEHNFNLGIQILTIGLNYSDPVHFRSELFVNVDKPILVKSFAESYLKDPYEAVNQLTEQLRQRLESHLIITRDEEEDKLVQDIEMVYKDRLTDVLDVDSEAEEFLLTQHIVEAIRYFESNQPEKLTTIRQKMADYTLNLKRLRLQDSAFAAEKQKNNLLSVIASLVYIVFGFPLYLYGLLHNYIPYIIPSKVARLITKDEVYMAPIMMTTGIFSFSVCYAILITFFHRFTGHIWWLTGLYAVSLPVSGFLVLHYWNHLINFYNKWMLFSLFYRRKEIASLLVQKRSAIVKLLEEARKEYTAYFAQKKAAE
- a CDS encoding DUF1624 domain-containing protein, with the protein product MFQATAPTLQERLPDIKISGERVISIDLLRGIIIVIMGLDHVRDLVAVTPFAPEDVTQTTPAWFFTRWITHYCAPIFVFLAGVSAYMYEVKVKDKKELASFLIKRGFWLILIELVVINFTWKFTYDSWHFVQVIWVISLSMFVLAALIWLPIWAIAVFSVVLITSHNLLDGIQNDSLGWALLHVQTFKTVPLIERNLMIIYPLIPWPGVMAAGYIVGKWVMQPYELRKKYFTISGLTLIAMFVVLRFSNVYGDPHPWSVQERGGIYTFLSFLNTTKYPPSLLYLCMTLGPALLILPYLEKMRGKIASFFLTFGKVPFFYYVIHIPFIHLLAIVMHGIWYGEWRTWPFVSVDQWPKDYQPSLLVCYAVWIVVTGILYFCCHWFVQVKRTRKEWWLKYL